A single Argentina anserina chromosome 7, drPotAnse1.1, whole genome shotgun sequence DNA region contains:
- the LOC126801928 gene encoding zinc finger CCCH domain-containing protein 11-like, producing MPPKASKAEVAKKQKVVEDKTFGLKNKNKSKSVQKYVQQIKSSVQPKLDPAKAAKKKKEDEKAKEKELNELFKVAVSQPKVPPGVDPKSIVCEFFKAGQCTKGFKCKFSHDLNVQRKGEKIDIYSDKRDDETMEEWDQEMLEKVVESKKNEYNNQNKATEIVCKFFLEAVEKKQYGWFWVCPNGNKECHYRHALPPGYVLKSQMKALLEEESEKIAIEDEIENQRAKVTTCTPMTTELFMQWRNKKTEEKEAGLAAQRADRAKNDRMSGRELFLADASLFVDDAEAHEKYQRQDEPEASEEKVKGNSAAVGPSSSTIAAGSEEVPDDDEDDDDELDLDELNELEASLSRTSIQIREPGIEAS from the exons ATGCCTCCAAAGGCGTCGAAGGCCGAAGTGGCCAAGAAGCAGAAGGTGGTGGAGGACAAGACCTTCGGGcttaagaacaagaacaagagcAAGAGTGTCCAGAAGTACGTCCAGCAAATCAAGTCCTCAGTCCAGCCCAAACTCGACCCTGCCAAAGCTGCTAAG AAAAAGAAGGAGGACGAGAAGgccaaggagaaggagcttaATGAGTTGTTCAAGGTTGCCGTTAGTCAGCCGAAAGTGCCACCGG GTGTGGATCCCAAGTCGATTGTGTGCGAGTTTTTTAAGGCCGGGCAGTGTACTAAGGGATTCAAGTGCaagttttctcatgatttgaATGTCCAGAGGAAGGGTGAAAAGATTGACATTTACAGTGATAAGCGCGACGATG AAACAATGGAGGAGTGGGATCAAGAGATGTTGGAGAAGGTTGTGGAGTCAAAGAAGAATGAGTATAATAATCAGAACAAGGCCACTGAAATT GTTTGCAAATTCTTTTTGGAGGCCGTCGAAAAGAAACAGTATGGTTGGTTCTGGGTTTGTCCAAACGGTAACAAAGAGTGCCACTACAGACATGCTCTTCCTCCGGGCTATGTCTTGAAGTCTCAGATGAAGGCACTTCTTGAGGAAGAATCTGAAAAGATTGCTATTGAGGACGAGATTGAAAACCAG CGTGCTAAAGTGACAACATGTACTCCAATGACTACTGAGCTGTTCATGCAATGGAGGAATAAGAAGACAGAAGAGAAAGAAGCGGGGTTGGCTGCACAACGAGCAGATAGGGCTAAGAATGACCGCATGAG TGGTCGTGAGTTATTTCTTGCGGATGCAAGCTTGTTTGTGGATGATGCTGAAGCACATGAAAAATACCAAAGACAAGATGAGCCTGAAGCTTCTGAAGAAAAG GTCAAAGGCAACTCGGCAGCTGTGGGACCAAGTAGCTCTACTATCGCTGCAGGTTCTGAAGAAGTtcctgatgatgatgaggacgACGATGACGAGTTGGACTTGGATGAGTTAAATGAACTTGAAGCGAGTTTGTCAAGAACATCAATTCAGATACGCGAACCGGGAATAGAGGCATCTTGA
- the LOC126803126 gene encoding uncharacterized protein LOC126803126 translates to MLHSRGELLLMLDADGATKVNDVEELEKQIHTEFMRGNSPSSNSNSKISDIPIAAFGSRAHLEEKALASRKWYRNFLMKGFHLVVLLAAGPGIRDTQCGFKLFTRSAARKLFTNIRLKR, encoded by the exons ATGCTTCATTCAAGGGGTGAGCTACTTCTAATGCTAGATGCAGATGGTGCGACAAAGGTTAATGATGTAGaagaacttgaaaaacag ATCCATACAGAGTTTATGCGTGGGAACTCGCCTTCTAGTAATTCAAATTCTAAAATATCTGATATCCCAATTGCTGCATTTGGTTCCCGTGCTCATCTCGAGGAGAAGGCCTTAGCTTCA AGGAAGTGGTACCGCAATTTCTTAATGAAAGGTTTCCATCTTGTGGTTCTTCTGGCTGCTGGTCCTGGAATTCGTGATACTCAG TGTGGTTTTAAGTTGTTCACTAGGTCTGCTGCAAGGAAGCTTTTCACTAACATCCGTTTGAAGAGGTGA